In Myxococcus stipitatus, the following are encoded in one genomic region:
- the rsmD gene encoding 16S rRNA (guanine(966)-N(2))-methyltransferase RsmD, with protein MRIVSGSAKGRALAGPKPTSRHIRPTADRVRETLFNVLGQMLDGQQVLDLYAGTGALGLEALSRGAGGVVLVDQDREAQALCRQNTDALGFSGQVELLAQPAVRALDTLKRRGARFELIFADPPYAARVVETVLDGVTAAGLLSPGGMLVVEHDKRESAPEVHAGLTREDQRRFGDTLVSFYRAP; from the coding sequence ATGCGAATCGTCTCAGGCTCGGCCAAGGGCAGGGCGCTGGCTGGCCCCAAGCCCACGTCGCGGCACATCCGCCCCACGGCGGACCGCGTGCGGGAGACCCTCTTCAACGTGTTGGGCCAGATGCTCGACGGGCAGCAGGTCCTGGACCTCTACGCGGGCACGGGCGCGCTGGGGCTGGAGGCCCTGTCCCGGGGCGCGGGTGGGGTGGTGCTGGTGGACCAGGACCGCGAGGCGCAGGCCTTGTGCCGGCAGAACACCGACGCCCTGGGGTTCTCCGGACAGGTGGAGCTGCTCGCCCAGCCCGCCGTGCGGGCCCTGGACACGCTGAAGCGCCGGGGCGCGCGCTTCGAGCTCATCTTCGCCGACCCGCCCTATGCCGCGCGCGTGGTGGAGACGGTGCTGGACGGCGTGACGGCGGCGGGGCTGCTGTCGCCGGGAGGCATGCTCGTGGTGGAGCATGACAAGCGCGAGAGCGCCCCGGAGGTGCATGCGGGACTCACCCGGGAGGACCAGCGCAGGTTCGGTGACACCCTGGTGAGCTTCTACCGGGCGCCTTGA
- the coaD gene encoding pantetheine-phosphate adenylyltransferase has product MPVAIYPGSFDPLTNGHLSLIQRSLKMFDKVIVAIAVNPKKTPLFTEDERRDLIREAVQDPRVEVDAFHGLLVDYVRRRGGSVIVRGLRAVSDFEYEFQLANMNRKLAPTVETVFMMTGEDYFYISSQLVREVASFGGDVTGLVPPNVHAGLKAKFARKT; this is encoded by the coding sequence ATGCCGGTCGCCATCTACCCAGGTTCGTTCGATCCGCTCACCAATGGGCACCTGAGCCTCATTCAGCGCAGCCTGAAGATGTTCGACAAGGTCATTGTCGCCATCGCGGTGAACCCGAAGAAGACCCCCCTCTTCACGGAGGACGAGCGCCGCGACCTCATCCGTGAAGCGGTGCAGGACCCGAGGGTGGAGGTGGATGCGTTCCACGGCCTGCTGGTGGACTATGTGCGGCGCCGGGGCGGCAGCGTCATCGTCCGCGGCCTGCGCGCCGTGTCGGACTTCGAATACGAGTTCCAACTGGCCAACATGAACCGCAAGCTGGCCCCCACGGTGGAGACCGTCTTCATGATGACGGGGGAGGACTACTTCTACATCTCCTCCCAACTCGTCCGGGAGGTGGCCTCGTTTGGCGGGGATGTCACGGGCCTGGTGCCTCCGAACGTCCACGCGGGCCTCAAGGCGAAGTTCGCGCGGAAGACGTAG
- a CDS encoding pyridoxal phosphate-dependent aminotransferase, giving the protein MKLARRLQAIKPSPTLALNSRAKALAAQGVDVVVLAAGEPDFDTPDYVKQAAINAINGGFTKYTATPGIPELREAICRKLERDNGLRFTPEQVLVTAGGKQAIYNFCQAVLDEGDEVLIFSPYWVSYPDMVRLAGATPVIVATREEDGFAPDPDAIRRALTPRTRAIIINSPGNPTGAVYSRAALEGIAEAVRGHDCLIISDDIYEKLVYTGERLGISDVAPDLVPRLVVVNGMSKAYSMTGWRMGYAAGPRPVIAAMQLVQDQSTSNASSIGQKAALAALQGPPDTIAAMAAEYHARRDFFVGGLNALDGVRCRMPEGAFYALADVRGLYGRPYKGKAISGSMQLSEILLDDFRVAAVPGDPFGAEGYIRMSFATSREVLAKGLTRLGEMVQALR; this is encoded by the coding sequence ATGAAACTCGCCCGCCGGCTCCAAGCCATCAAGCCGTCTCCGACGCTTGCTCTCAACTCCCGCGCCAAGGCACTCGCGGCACAAGGCGTGGATGTCGTCGTCCTGGCGGCGGGTGAGCCGGACTTCGACACGCCCGACTACGTGAAGCAGGCGGCGATCAACGCCATCAACGGGGGCTTCACCAAGTACACGGCCACCCCGGGCATCCCCGAGCTGCGCGAGGCCATCTGCCGCAAGCTGGAGCGCGACAACGGCCTGCGCTTCACGCCCGAGCAGGTGCTCGTCACGGCGGGTGGCAAGCAGGCCATCTACAACTTCTGCCAGGCGGTGCTGGACGAGGGTGACGAGGTCCTCATCTTCTCGCCCTACTGGGTCAGCTATCCGGACATGGTGCGGCTGGCGGGAGCCACGCCCGTCATCGTCGCCACGCGCGAGGAGGACGGCTTCGCGCCGGACCCGGACGCCATCCGCCGGGCGCTCACCCCGCGCACGCGCGCCATCATCATCAACAGCCCTGGCAACCCGACGGGCGCGGTGTACTCGCGCGCGGCGCTGGAGGGCATCGCCGAGGCCGTGCGCGGCCACGACTGCCTCATCATCTCGGACGACATCTACGAGAAGCTCGTCTACACGGGCGAGCGGCTGGGCATCAGCGACGTGGCGCCGGACCTGGTGCCCCGGCTGGTGGTCGTCAACGGCATGAGCAAGGCGTACTCCATGACGGGGTGGCGCATGGGCTACGCGGCCGGCCCCCGGCCCGTGATTGCCGCGATGCAGCTGGTGCAGGACCAGTCCACCTCCAACGCGTCGTCCATCGGCCAGAAGGCGGCGTTGGCGGCGCTCCAGGGGCCCCCGGACACCATCGCCGCGATGGCGGCCGAGTACCACGCGCGCCGCGACTTCTTCGTGGGGGGGCTCAACGCGCTGGACGGAGTGCGCTGCCGGATGCCCGAGGGCGCCTTCTACGCGCTGGCGGATGTGCGGGGCCTCTACGGCCGCCCCTACAAGGGCAAGGCCATCTCCGGCTCCATGCAGCTCTCCGAAATCCTGCTGGACGATTTCCGCGTGGCCGCCGTCCCGGGCGACCCGTTCGGCGCGGAGGGGTACATCCGCATGAGCTTCGCGACTTCTCGCGAGGTGCTGGCCAAGGGACTGACGCGCCTGGGCGAGATGGTGCAGGCGCTGCGCTGA
- the carB gene encoding carbamoyl-phosphate synthase large subunit translates to MPKRTDIRKVLVIGSGPIVIGQAVEFDYSGTQAIKALRDEGVEVVLLNSNPATVMTDPEFAFRTYIEPITVDAAERIIAAEKPDSLLPTMGGQTALNLAKALAEQGILEKYGVRLIGASLEAINKAEDRQLFKAAMQKIGVTLPKSGYANTLDQAMSLVDEIGFPAIIRPSFTLGGTGGGIAYNRDEFETICRSGLKASPTSTILVEESVLGWKEYELEVVRDTADNVIIVCSIENLDPMGVHTGDSITVAPAQTLTDREYQRMRQASLAIIREIGVDTGGSNIQFGINPKDGRMVVIEMNPRVSRSSALASKATGYPIAKIAAKLALGYTLDELRNDITRDTPASFEPTLDYVVVKVPRFNFEKFPHADRTLTTSMRSVGEVMAIGRTFPEAYMKALRSMELGRVGLESPDLPTEKEEREKVLREGLRVPRPERPWFVAQAFREGLTVEDVHALSAIDPWFLRYIEMLVREAQSIQEYGRLDQLPDDVLRLAKAHGFSDKYLGKLLGYPEEEVRAHRHARKIRPVFKRVDTCAAEFEAFTPYLYSTYEEEDESPPTDRKKVLILGSGPIRIGQGIEFDYACVHAAFALREAGYETVMVNCNPETVSTDYDTSDRLYFEPLSIEDVLEVSQREKPIGAIVQFGGQTPLRISVPLEKAGLPILGTSPDAIDRAEDRERFSTLIEKLGLKQPENGVARSHAEAFKVAERIGYPVMVRPSYVLGGRAMETVYDAASLERYMREAVSASPEHPVLIDRFLKEAIEVDLDLVADRTGAVMIGGVLEHIQEAGVHSGDAAATLPPHSLSPDLVERMKDQAIALARELGVVGLMNVQFAIQGKVIYILEVNPRASRTVPFISKATGVAMAKIAALCMVGKTLQELGATQEPEMRHVAVKESVFPFARFAGVDVILGPEMKSTGEVMGLAQDYASAFAKSQLAAGVKLPKSGKVFISVKDDDKPAVVDLAKRLRAMGFSLIVTAGTHKYLATKGIEAQVVQKVKEGRPNIVDKIVDGEIVLVINTTFGKQEIADSFSIRREALMHSVPYYTTVQAARMAVGALEALKRTELEVKPLQEYLGVTSTVPGRARR, encoded by the coding sequence ATGCCCAAGCGTACCGATATCCGCAAGGTTCTGGTGATTGGCTCGGGCCCGATTGTCATCGGGCAGGCCGTCGAGTTCGACTACTCCGGTACTCAAGCCATCAAGGCTCTCCGGGATGAAGGCGTGGAGGTGGTGCTGCTCAACAGCAACCCCGCCACGGTGATGACGGACCCCGAATTCGCCTTCCGTACTTACATCGAGCCCATCACGGTGGACGCGGCCGAGCGAATCATCGCGGCCGAGAAGCCGGATTCGCTCCTGCCGACGATGGGAGGCCAGACGGCGCTCAACCTGGCGAAGGCGCTGGCCGAGCAGGGCATCCTGGAGAAGTACGGGGTGCGGCTCATCGGCGCGTCGCTGGAGGCCATCAACAAGGCCGAGGACCGCCAGCTCTTCAAGGCGGCCATGCAGAAGATCGGCGTGACGCTGCCCAAGAGCGGCTATGCGAACACGCTGGACCAGGCCATGTCGCTGGTGGACGAGATTGGCTTCCCGGCCATCATCCGCCCCTCGTTCACCCTGGGCGGCACGGGCGGTGGCATCGCCTACAACCGCGACGAGTTCGAGACCATCTGCCGCTCCGGTCTGAAGGCGAGCCCCACGTCCACCATCCTCGTCGAGGAGAGCGTGCTGGGCTGGAAGGAGTACGAGCTGGAGGTGGTGCGCGACACGGCGGACAACGTCATCATCGTCTGCTCCATCGAGAACCTGGACCCGATGGGGGTCCACACGGGTGACTCCATCACCGTGGCGCCCGCGCAGACGCTGACCGACCGGGAGTACCAGCGGATGCGGCAGGCCTCGCTGGCCATCATCCGCGAGATTGGCGTCGACACGGGTGGCTCCAACATCCAGTTCGGCATCAACCCGAAGGACGGCCGCATGGTCGTCATCGAGATGAACCCGCGTGTGTCCCGCTCCAGCGCGCTGGCCTCGAAGGCGACGGGCTACCCCATCGCGAAGATCGCCGCGAAGCTGGCCCTGGGCTACACGCTGGACGAGCTGCGCAACGACATCACCCGCGACACGCCGGCCTCGTTCGAGCCGACGCTGGACTACGTGGTGGTGAAGGTGCCGCGCTTCAACTTCGAGAAGTTCCCGCACGCGGACCGGACGCTGACCACGAGCATGCGCTCGGTGGGCGAGGTCATGGCCATTGGCCGCACCTTCCCCGAGGCGTACATGAAGGCGCTGCGCTCCATGGAGCTGGGCCGCGTGGGCCTGGAGTCGCCGGACCTGCCCACGGAGAAGGAGGAGCGCGAGAAGGTGCTGCGCGAGGGCCTTCGCGTGCCCCGCCCCGAGCGTCCGTGGTTCGTGGCCCAGGCCTTCCGTGAGGGCCTGACGGTGGAGGACGTGCACGCGCTGTCCGCCATCGACCCGTGGTTCCTGCGCTACATCGAGATGCTGGTGCGCGAGGCGCAGTCCATCCAGGAGTACGGCCGGTTGGACCAGCTCCCGGACGACGTGCTCCGCCTGGCGAAGGCGCACGGCTTCTCCGACAAGTATCTGGGCAAGCTGTTGGGCTACCCGGAGGAGGAGGTCCGGGCGCACCGGCACGCGCGCAAGATTCGTCCCGTGTTCAAGCGCGTGGACACCTGCGCGGCGGAGTTCGAGGCCTTCACGCCGTACCTGTACTCGACCTACGAGGAAGAGGACGAGTCGCCTCCGACGGACCGCAAGAAGGTGCTCATCCTGGGCAGCGGCCCCATTCGTATCGGCCAGGGCATCGAGTTCGACTACGCGTGCGTTCACGCGGCCTTCGCGCTGCGCGAGGCCGGGTACGAGACGGTGATGGTCAACTGCAACCCGGAGACGGTGTCCACGGACTACGACACGTCGGACCGCCTCTACTTCGAGCCGCTCTCCATCGAGGACGTGCTGGAGGTGTCGCAGCGTGAGAAGCCCATTGGCGCCATCGTGCAGTTCGGCGGGCAGACGCCGCTGCGCATCTCGGTGCCGCTGGAGAAGGCGGGCCTGCCGATTCTCGGCACGTCGCCGGACGCCATCGACCGGGCGGAGGACCGCGAGCGGTTCAGCACGCTCATCGAGAAGCTGGGGCTGAAGCAGCCGGAGAACGGGGTGGCGCGCAGCCACGCCGAGGCCTTCAAGGTCGCCGAGCGCATCGGCTATCCGGTGATGGTGCGTCCGTCCTACGTGCTGGGCGGCCGGGCGATGGAGACGGTCTACGACGCGGCCAGCCTGGAGCGGTATATGCGCGAGGCGGTCAGCGCGTCGCCGGAGCACCCGGTGCTCATCGACCGCTTCCTGAAGGAAGCCATCGAGGTGGACCTGGACCTGGTCGCGGACCGGACCGGCGCGGTGATGATTGGCGGCGTGCTGGAGCACATCCAGGAGGCCGGGGTGCACTCGGGTGACGCGGCGGCGACGCTGCCTCCGCACTCGCTGTCGCCGGACCTGGTGGAGCGGATGAAGGACCAGGCGATTGCGCTCGCGCGGGAGTTGGGCGTGGTGGGCCTGATGAACGTCCAGTTCGCCATCCAGGGGAAGGTCATCTACATCCTGGAGGTGAACCCCCGCGCCAGCCGCACGGTGCCGTTCATCTCCAAGGCCACGGGTGTGGCGATGGCGAAGATCGCCGCGCTGTGCATGGTGGGCAAGACGCTGCAGGAGCTCGGCGCGACGCAGGAGCCGGAGATGCGGCACGTCGCGGTGAAGGAGAGCGTGTTCCCCTTCGCGCGCTTCGCGGGCGTGGACGTCATCCTCGGGCCCGAGATGAAGTCCACGGGCGAGGTGATGGGCCTGGCGCAGGACTACGCGTCGGCCTTCGCCAAGAGCCAGCTGGCGGCGGGCGTGAAGCTGCCCAAGTCCGGCAAGGTCTTCATCTCCGTGAAGGATGATGACAAGCCGGCGGTGGTGGACCTGGCCAAGCGGCTGCGCGCCATGGGCTTCTCGCTCATCGTCACCGCGGGGACGCACAAGTACCTGGCGACGAAGGGCATCGAGGCGCAGGTGGTGCAGAAGGTGAAGGAAGGCCGGCCGAACATCGTCGACAAGATTGTCGACGGGGAGATCGTCCTGGTCATCAACACCACGTTCGGCAAGCAGGAGATCGCCGACAGCTTCTCCATCCGCCGCGAGGCGCTGATGCACTCGGTGCCGTACTACACGACGGTGCAGGCGGCGCGGATGGCGGTGGGCGCGCTGGAGGCGCTCAAGCGCACCGAACTCGAGGTGAAGCCGCTCCAGGAGTACCTGGGCGTGACCAGCACCGTGCCGGGTCGGGCGCGCCGGTAG
- a CDS encoding fatty acid desaturase family protein, translating to MSSPVPPAFNIASVDVEGFHRELKALRAELDANVGEADLKHLRKIERWGRLGTLLGIATCWIAPNPFSAAALSVGRSTRWLLMHHVGHRGYDRVAGVPASRTGKGFAKGRRRYLDWLDWMLPDAWVYEHNVLHHSFTGEDADPDLLERNAEGTLRNPERPLALRYLQLGLLALTWRASYYAPETLSALRRKGRRDGGALTGAEWKELLLHCYLPYSLVQFVLFPALFLIVGPWAAFSAFCNSVMADVLTSLHTFLVVGPNHTGEDLYRFDTSPANKGERYVQQVIGSANYRTGGDLNDFAHLWLNYQIEHHIWPDLSMLKYREVQPKVRALCEKYGIPYVQESVWTRVRKMVDVVVGKRSMRKLEPRASVEAPAAPEVLQAHGA from the coding sequence ATGTCGTCGCCCGTTCCCCCCGCCTTCAACATCGCCTCCGTGGACGTGGAGGGCTTCCATCGGGAGCTGAAGGCGCTGCGCGCGGAGCTGGATGCCAACGTGGGCGAGGCGGACCTGAAGCACCTGCGGAAGATCGAACGCTGGGGACGCCTCGGGACGCTGCTGGGCATCGCCACCTGCTGGATTGCTCCGAATCCGTTCAGCGCGGCGGCGCTCAGCGTGGGGCGCTCGACGCGGTGGCTCTTGATGCACCACGTGGGGCATCGCGGCTATGACCGCGTCGCCGGTGTCCCCGCGTCCCGGACGGGCAAGGGGTTCGCGAAGGGCCGACGGCGCTACCTCGACTGGCTCGACTGGATGCTGCCCGATGCCTGGGTCTACGAGCACAACGTCCTGCATCACTCGTTCACGGGGGAGGACGCGGACCCCGACCTCCTGGAGCGCAACGCCGAGGGCACGCTGCGCAACCCCGAACGGCCGCTCGCGCTGCGGTATCTCCAGCTCGGGTTGCTGGCGCTCACCTGGCGCGCTTCGTACTACGCACCCGAGACACTGAGCGCGCTGCGTCGCAAGGGACGCCGGGACGGCGGCGCGCTCACGGGCGCGGAGTGGAAGGAGCTCCTCCTCCACTGCTACCTGCCTTACTCCCTGGTGCAGTTCGTGCTCTTCCCCGCGCTGTTCCTCATCGTGGGGCCGTGGGCGGCGTTCAGCGCGTTCTGCAACTCGGTGATGGCGGACGTGCTCACCAGCCTTCACACGTTCCTGGTGGTGGGCCCCAACCACACGGGCGAGGACCTGTATCGCTTCGACACGTCGCCCGCGAACAAGGGCGAGCGTTATGTGCAGCAGGTCATTGGCAGCGCGAACTACCGGACGGGCGGAGACCTGAACGACTTCGCGCACCTGTGGCTGAACTACCAGATCGAGCACCACATCTGGCCGGACCTGTCGATGCTCAAGTACCGCGAGGTGCAGCCGAAGGTCCGCGCCCTCTGCGAGAAGTACGGCATCCCCTACGTGCAGGAGAGTGTCTGGACCCGCGTCCGGAAGATGGTGGACGTGGTGGTGGGCAAGCGCTCCATGCGGAAGCTCGAGCCGCGCGCCAGCGTGGAGGCACCGGCCGCGCCCGAAGTGCTCCAGGCGCACGGGGCCTGA
- a CDS encoding TonB C-terminal domain-containing protein: MQGFIEDQQAILRVENGLIDPYFTHVRKALEKGFDNAPVFGGNPLGKQAATSWASKAGQFGASGNPGGPVPQASTASEQLKALQGRAGDKPLNHLRSRVQAGAELQQLADGGGGKLVVTLELLQNADGTLRDAKLVSVSGIPAYDAFVLNAVPSAIAKLPPPRGGARGVKPEGIHTLWAVEGRVVYFRKAKDLKARGGLYLAAAFAAGVMAGRFEETTGEVEVIDFTNPRFVCQPKLLRVY; the protein is encoded by the coding sequence GTGCAGGGCTTCATCGAGGACCAGCAGGCGATCCTCCGAGTGGAGAACGGGTTGATCGACCCGTACTTCACGCACGTGCGCAAAGCCCTCGAGAAGGGCTTCGATAACGCCCCTGTGTTCGGTGGGAATCCCCTGGGGAAACAGGCCGCGACGTCCTGGGCCTCCAAGGCCGGGCAGTTCGGCGCCTCGGGCAACCCCGGCGGCCCTGTGCCCCAGGCCAGCACCGCGTCCGAACAACTCAAGGCCCTCCAGGGGCGAGCCGGGGACAAGCCCCTGAACCACCTGCGCAGCCGCGTCCAGGCTGGCGCAGAGCTGCAACAGCTCGCCGATGGCGGCGGCGGCAAGCTCGTCGTCACGCTCGAGCTGCTTCAGAACGCCGATGGCACCCTGCGCGACGCGAAGCTCGTGTCGGTGAGCGGCATTCCCGCCTACGACGCCTTCGTCCTCAATGCCGTGCCGAGCGCAATCGCGAAGCTTCCCCCACCTCGCGGCGGCGCGCGGGGCGTCAAGCCCGAGGGCATCCACACCCTCTGGGCCGTGGAGGGACGCGTCGTCTACTTCCGCAAGGCCAAGGACTTGAAGGCCCGGGGCGGGCTGTATCTCGCCGCCGCATTCGCCGCGGGCGTCATGGCCGGCCGCTTCGAGGAGACCACGGGCGAAGTCGAGGTCATCGACTTCACCAACCCCCGGTTCGTCTGCCAGCCCAAGCTGCTGCGCGTCTACTGA